gagaaagctgtgACGGACAGAAGCTAATATCTCCTGCTAACAcaaggcttttgttttgttttgacaggcTCACCTAGCCCAAGAAGTCATTGCACTCAATGTAGACCACACTGACTTCCAAGCTCACAATCCTCCCACCTCAGTCTTCTGGGTGCTAGGACTACAAGTGTATGCCATCATATGGGACTTAAGAGCTACCTTTTGACTTGGATAAACTTACCCTACTTGGGACTGCAGCCCAGATATTCAATCTACATGTCCGCCCTAAAATGACTTCCCCAACTTACTTAGCCTAAACATTTCCTAGCATAAGCCTTTGCAGTCCAAACTTTTGTTCTCACAGATGATGGCCCAGGCTCCCGGTCAGCACACTTATTCTGCATTGCCAACTCCTTTGATAATAGCCCCAAGTACTTCTCACACTCCCCATTATCTAACACTAAGTCACAATGTAAGAAGCATACCATTTCATGTTAAGTTTTGCACTTCCTTAACCAGACTATCAGTTTAAGTAAGGAAAAGCactgtgcttttgttttggttttcatgaCTGCAGAAACTTACGGAAGTGGCCCACCTAAGGAGCTTTTTAAGAAACTGCTAGTGACCTTTGGTAGTACTACTGAGATGACTCAGTTCTCCAGACATAGATATGAGGGGATGCCCTCGATCACCTTAGTGTAGTTAGTGTATTTTCTAGTCCATGGCTGAGAACAGTCATTGGGAGTATGCACCGCTCTCCTGCCTTCGGGCATGCCTATCCCAGGAGTGTACTTATATGTTGCAGTGCATAGGTGAGGACAAGGACAGCTCTCCTGCACAGAACGAGCACCTGCATTCAGAAAGAAGCTGACTAAGTCAGGGTTTCTTATGGCTTAACACTGCCTAGGCCAAAAATGGTAACACCTGACATACAAGAGAAAAATGCACAAAGACACTGAGAATTTCACAAAGGATTGTATAAAGTAATTAAGATACCgcaagaagaaaaaaggaaacaccagaaaaaaaaaaaaaaacaacaaaaacaaaaacaaaaaaaagcttgctttaataAGCAAGGCCTAAAGGTATTTACCTTCAAATGTTTTTTAACAAGCAGGAGAATTTCCAGCAGTTCAAcggattttattgtttctatttccaaattGAGAAGGCACAGAGCTAATACAGatggctacaaaaaaaaaaaaaaaagtaaacaaacattAGGGAGAAAATCAAACTAGGATCGATAAGACATAGTTAAACAAGAAACAGACTCACTTTTGCTTTTGAAAAGACAAGCCGGCAGTTGCAAGCTTTCAGCTGAGCTTCCAGTTTATCGAGGCTCAGAACTTCCTTCCTGTACAACGAGAGAGAGAAGATGTATTAGCCCTTCAGAAGGCTACCTCATCCCTAGGGGCTCACGTCCAAGTTGAAAGTTTGGACAGAGTGAACACAGCACTTTGTCTCGGCAATCTAATTTCCTTCCTCGGTGGCAGCCACACCGAAGGCCAGGGATGCCCCGCTGAGCCCCGCTCACCTCTCTGgactatgacaaaatacaattgCGTGGTACAAGTGCAAAAAGTTTAAGGCAGTGGTGGCTTCCAGCTCATAGTGCAGTTTCTCTGAGATGATTTTCTCCATTCGTTTGATGTCAGACGCTGTGCATTTACACTGACTGATCCGGATCACGTCGTGCGTCGGGGGGATGTCGCATTCTTCCTCCGCCAGTCTGGCTGCCAGCAAAAAGCAGCAGACTCCAATGCAGGACAGGTGTTTGGGCTTCACCTGGGAAGCAGAACACAAGGGTCAGTCAGCACTTGGACGCTCAGAAATCACGTCGTCACGTTGCTTCTCTTAGATGCACTCGCCTTTACCCAcagttatttttacattttagacCCCTGTAACCTCTCTTTAACTAGAAAAATGGCTATGGAAGCATTTGTTAAATTTAAATGCAGGTTAAACAAAATCCCAAAGCTGGTTCAAAAGCTTGCTTTCTGGCACCGAATTACAGTTTGTATTTCAGACTTAGGAAAACTGAGAACAGTACATCTACCCTCAAAATAAccctctgaacacacacacactcatgaacacactcatacacactctcctGCTTGGATGAAGGAAAACTATGCTGCATCTTGTCTTTTTGTACAAAACTCTACCACTACATGATGTAATCTTGCCCAGCAGAAGCACCCCATTGACTGCTCAGGGCAGAGGACATATGGAGGTCTGCTGTGGACAGATGGCTGCCCTTTTCTTTTCAGGGCCCTAAAAAGTGACCCAGCAGCTAACAGTGATCCTATTGGccagagaatttcttttttttttttttttaacagttgctGCTGACTATTAATAAGACCTCGGCTGCCTGCTGTGAAGGCCTTACAGAGAAGGGAGCAGGCCACCTTTAGCATAATTTTATACTTCATTTGTCTTGATTCAGTGTTAAAACCATGCAGGCTCCAAGGGGAAcatgataaaaaatgaaaacgtaacacatacacacacacgccacatacacagagtaaaaaatgaaaatgtaacacacacacacacaccctacagttTTATTGCTATAAAAGGTCTAGCTTCTTTTATGCCAGTTTGGGCACTTTTATAAATGAGCCTATAAAAGATATTATGGTatttttcacaaagtgaattttaattaattcttCTCACCTCCCTCCTCCCCGAGCCCCTGTAAACACCTATGCTGAGGGCTTAAGGTGTAGCGGTCTCCCTTTGTAACGTCTTCCAAGAGAACGTATTTAAGAGGTATGGAAAAACCTTATTTAAAATCCAGAAATACAATTTTTCAGTCTCCCTAGTATGAATGATCACAATTCTGATTACTTTCAGTTTATGaataagagggttttttttttgttttgttttttttttttttggttcttttttccgggagctggggaccgaacccagggccttgcgcttcctaggtaagcgctctaccactgagctaaatccccagccccgaataaGAGGTTTTATTACATTCATTTGACAAATATTACTGAGCCCTGTATGTGTTAGAGACCGTGTTGGGCACTGGACATTGGAAACGTGTGGATCTGTCAGAAGTGGAAGCGCACACTGTTGACCTAGCACTTGGGGTAAGGGGGATGAGGTTTAAgatcagagctacacagagaaaacatgtctcagggaaaaaaaaaaaaacaaaataaaataaagatataaaatacaATGTAGATTTTATAAAAACCGATTAAATACCTTCATCAGGGCCAAGAATCTATCCAAAATATTGACAGCCAGAACAAAAGTTTCAGTGCCAGATCCAAAAAAGTTAGTTAAACTTCTTAAATCTTCAACTTTGGCATTTCTCAGTCTTGAACACAAAGTGTTATCATTCTGAAATTAAAAACCAAGAATCAAAGCTTATTTTCTTAGAATGGAATAGAGAAGTTTCAAAAACTACTCTCCCTTCAGTTTTCACCACTGCCGTGTATGCTGTGACCTCCTAAAGCTAAAGCTATCAGTATACGTTCAGATATAAAAGATACATCACTGCTTCTAAAATGTATCCACTACAGAAGAACTTTGGCAGTTCATTCCAGGCAGTTACAGTAGTTCTTTGATGAGGTTTctgttttctaaaataatttaagatCCTATTATAAATATTCCCTAGGAACTTCCCACCACCAGAAGAAACGCCTCTAACAGTACATTTGGTATAACTTCCACATTCACTGAAAACAAAAGCATAACCCTGCCCAGTTTCAGGTTTTTCTTAGTCCGGGGAGGCCAATTTTGGATTTAACTTTGTGGCCTTTGGTACTGCTTTCAACcgaggaaaaacaaaatattcccaAGTCCTATCACTTCTCAAATTTACCTCTGGGGTAGCCTCCATCAAGGTCAGCCCTTTTTCTCGAGGTTGGTATCTCTGTTCTTGTTCCAGGTAGAAGTTCAACAATCCGAAAAGCTGAACCCCTTCGCCACCTGCCAAGTGCTCGGCCCCCAAATCCTTCATCTGCAGCAAATACACCGCGGCCGGTTAAGAATATATTCAGGATATGAAGGGGGTGTGAGAAAAAAGACTTGGCCGCGATCCCTCAGCTAGGGGCGCCCCAGCTCACACAAGCCAGAACCGGGTGAGGGGATCCGTCACGTCGACCAGCCTCTGGGGAATCCTCCCCTAAAGACAAGGAGGCGTGGCATGGGGGAAGGATCTCGGTCACCTCCGCTGGCCAGGGCTAGTTCTGACCAGCCCTCTGGCCGATGGCGTTTGACAAACAGGAAAACTGTCCAAGGAGCGTAATGTCTCCTACTGTCCGTATCACCTGGATAGCACAGCAGGGACTTCTGCCTGCACTCTAGGCCCTAGAGAAAAGCGGGGGGACCGGAAGATTGAAGCCACCGAAGCGGGTTCTGGGGCGGGGCGTTGCACaataggagagaagggagggggagtcTCGAGACTGAACAAAGAACTGGAAGGAGGAGGCTTCGGAGCCCCGCCCCGGGACCCGTCCCGGAGCCCACCTCCAAGCTGTCCCCTACGCTTCTGCAGCTTAAAGGAGCCCCGCAAGTGGAGACAGAGCGGCCCACCAGCTTGGGAGGTGCTGGGAGGACAAGGGGAGTCCAGTCTGCCCGCGCCGAGCAGGAACCTAATACTTCGGTTCAGTAACGGTGCTGAGTCCCCGGGCTGTCAACCCCCGTGTGGCCTCACAACATCCCGGAGCCCCTGTCAGTCCCTCGGATGCGACTGGGGGACTCTACCGTCCTAGCAGACTGCAATCCAAACCCGGAGCCACCCGGGAGGCCCACTCACCGTGTCGGCCCCGGCGTCGCGGACCGGCGCGGCGGGGGCGTCCGGACCCTCCTCCGAGGTAGGGGACAGCCTGCTCAGCGGCGCCCCGACACCCGCATCCGACTTCCCCGCCGCCGCCGGGTCTCACAGCCCGGGCTTCATGCTGCTCCTCAGCCGGGCGCTGCGCCCGCCCtgcacctccacctcctccccgcTCCGCCGCAGACTCCCGAGCCGAGCAaaccccttgtttttgttttgagtctGCGACGCCCCCAAGGGGCGGGGCGCGTGACTCCGCGCGGAGGGATCCTCTCTCCCTCATTCAGTGGAtctgaaaaaaaagaatccctGCTCCAAGCCTCATTACCCAGACTCTCCtagtcctttctcttcctcttggcTTTGCCGAGCCAGGATCTAGGGTGAGGAATGGAATCTAGATTTCAGCCTCATTTCAGGATGAAGCCGGAAGGGAGCAAAGATGAGAGAGCTGGTCGGAGAGCGGAAGGAGACCTTCTCTAGACGCCTCACACCGTTTAAAGGTCCccgatttgttttgttttcgctGTTTTAAAAAGTCCGCCCAAAGTAGCCTGCTCCCTGATTGGATAGGGGTGGGGCAAGCCGACTGCTGAGGACTTGATTTAATCTCGAATCTGGATTGGCTGGCCGATTGGCTGTTGCGTCCTCTGATTGGCTCTCATTATATCCTGAGTCTCTTATCTTCTTCGGGGGCCTTAGCAACTCCGGGGTCTAGATTGCGCATGCTTGGGTGGGTGGCATTTGTGGAGCTTGGTTACGTGCCGGGGTCCACAGTTGCCTATCGGCTCTAGCTAAGTGTAGGCGAGGCCCAAGACTGTCGCTTCTGGTCACACCCCCGAAAATCTGGGGTCACATAACTCTGTAACAGCGTTTCCACGAGTGCAGAAGGGCGTCCTCAGCTTCTTAGTTGTACCACCGATGCAATAAGCAGTCAATCTACAACATTTCTTGAAATGCCTACCgagatatttgttttaaaaaaacaaaaaactcttgactcaggaaagaaaaaaaagaagctaggCTCAACTACTTGGTTACACAGCTGAATTGTTGAAGTTAAGCCGTGGGTGGTAGAGACTGAGTTACAGAATTGTTAATGCATTTGTGGACCTTGACATTTTTTTCCATAAAAAAAGTTCAAAGGAGGGACTTTTCTATAAAAACTGCAGATTGACGAGGGTATATAAATATCTAGTAGGTATAATAGCGTGCTTCTAGAGATTATGGTTGTACTGTTTGCTTTCGGTTTTAATGAAGGCTCCCACAGCCGCTTGGTTCTTGATCgcccataaattatcatttatTGTCTATTATAATTAACGTTGTTATTAAGCTGACACCTCTCCTAAGGCAgagcaaaaaccaaaccaactagATGCCTTAGGCAGAACTAACTTTCACACGGAGTGGAGTATCAGTAAGGAGGTAGGAAAAGTCCCtaggtggttttggttttggtttgtttgttcgttcgtttgtttgttttactttctgttttctcaGATCTCTACCTCCTACCAAACATGCAAATTGGTAACTTTGCACCTTCATGAATTCTAAACAGCTAGCCTCTTGGAAGTGAGTTTTCTACTCTTATGTGTGTTTTCCGTGAGGCACTTTGGAGCTTCTAAACTACTTAGAGGGCACATAGTACAACTTTAACAAGCTGAAGAATTAGTCAAATAGATGGCTTTGTGTATTATCTGGAATGAGACTCAGACATCTGTTTGGAGCACAGAGCAACAGGGGACAAGAATGCCAAAGGGCCTAGCTAGCACTCCTGTTTCAGaagggtgtggccttcttggttttagaacataaaataaaattagcataCCACTTATAAATGATTTACAGGTTACACAATTTTATTCAAGGTGTGGTTGATCTTTTAAGcattatttaaattattacttTAGTGACGTACATCTGGGCCAAAGTCCATGCTAATAAACGCACACAGCAGCCGGCGACTCCTTTAGAGAATGGAGCTATGATTAAAGTTCAGACGTACATCTGCTTGCAACAGGGAACGAACTCAGCTAACAGggttcagagagagaaagaagcgaCCACCAAATCAAatgaaaagacacacagagaagttTAGGAGCTGAATGAACATGGAGACTGGGGAGAGCTTTGTTTTCCGATGGGCAAAGGTATAAAAGGAGCCTGGGCTAGAAAATATGTGATTCGAAAGAGGAAGTGTAAAAGATGTGGCGGGACGTTTTTATAAATAACATACAAAAGGGAAGAAAGCCAGCCAAGTGCAACGGCTTACATCTGcaaacccagcacttggaagactgaggcaagcaggGGGATTGCGGTGAGTTCAAGCTTAgcccaggctacagagtgagacctcgTCAGAAGGGGGAAAAGATCTAGAAATTATCCTTTTCTTAGCCCACTAGAAGTTATACAAAACATACGCTGATTTTTACATGATGTGAACAGTCCTGTAGAGTGAGCTGTTTTGTACTAGTGAATTCACTGCTCAGCACAAGGGAGACTAACTTTCCACCACTGTCCATTGAACTCTTTAATATTAAAAGACAGCAGTCCTTTTAACATACTGGCCCCAAATTACATTGTCTCCCCATGGGAACCTCTTCTTTTATACTTTTCCAGGAAGTGAGAAGAATTGCTTTTTgctgaatatctctctctctctctctctctctctctctctctctcccccccaaccccatgtgtgtctccctccccctccctctctgtcccttccctctctccctccacctccccctttcccttccctctcccttaaATGAGCCTTTCTGCAGACTGGCCTTGGACCTTATCTCCTCCGCTAGCTGCACCAGATCTGTAGGCA
This is a stretch of genomic DNA from Rattus norvegicus strain BN/NHsdMcwi chromosome 14, GRCr8, whole genome shotgun sequence. It encodes these proteins:
- the Ccng2 gene encoding cyclin-G2, which produces MKDLGAEHLAGGEGVQLFGLLNFYLEQEQRYQPREKGLTLMEATPENDNTLCSRLRNAKVEDLRSLTNFFGSGTETFVLAVNILDRFLALMKVKPKHLSCIGVCCFLLAARLAEEECDIPPTHDVIRISQCKCTASDIKRMEKIISEKLHYELEATTALNFLHLYHAIVFCHSPERKEVLSLDKLEAQLKACNCRLVFSKAKPSVLALCLLNLEIETIKSVELLEILLLVKKHLKISDTEFFYWRELVSKCLAEYSSPHCCKPDLKKLVWIVSRRTAQSLHNSYYSVPELPTIPEGGCFDGSESEDSGEDMSCGEESLSSSPPSDQECTFFFDFQVAQTLCFPP